A single Anopheles arabiensis isolate DONGOLA chromosome 2, AaraD3, whole genome shotgun sequence DNA region contains:
- the LOC120896960 gene encoding probable low-specificity L-threonine aldolase 2, producing MYASVETGGDNGTADHVRVVDFRSDTISVPTPSMRQAMFTAVVGDDVYGEDPTVRQLEQRSAALFGKEAALFVPSGTMANLLAMMVHCSRRGTEAIVGDIAHGFLYEQGGAAQIAGVLLNTIKNNPDGTFCLNELVRKFRGFDVHEPNTVLVMVENTHNICGGKVLPLDWLEKLAAICREKGAKVHMDGARVFNAASYLNLPVSRIVRDVDSVCFCLSKGLACPVGSILLGTKEFIKEAHRLRKALGGGMRQVGFLAAAGLCALDEIVPKLKDDHARTRRVAEAIDQMGSPIFKVDLANLHTNILMVEILSKQIHSSDFAHRLATVVPGEMEAGVVDADGKGIAVKVSARDWTFARIVIYTNITDEDVELAIKKIRYVVAEYEKEL from the exons ATGTACGCTTCGGTAGAAACGGGTGGTGATAATGGTACCGCGGACCATGTGCGTGTGGTCGATTTTCGCTCTGACACGATCAGCGTGCCGACACCGAGCATGCGCCAAGCCATGTTCACCGCCGTGGTGGGCGACGACGTGTATGGGGAGGATCCGACCGTGCGCCAGCTAGAGCAACGATCGGCCGCCCTGTTCGGCAAGGAGGCGGCACTGTTTGTGCCGTCCGGCACGATGGCTAATCTGTTGGCGA TGATGGTCCACTGCTCACGCCGCGGCACGGAAGCCATCGTGGGCGATATTGCGCACGGGTTTCTCTACGAGCAGGGCGGCGCGGCACAGATCGCAGGTGTGCTGCTGAACACGATCAAAAACAACCCCGACGGGACGTTCTGTTTGAACGAGCTAGTACGCAAGTTCCGCGGCTTTGACGTTCACGAGCCGAACAcggtgctggtgatggtggagaATACGCACAACATATGCGGAGGCAAGGTGCTTCCGTTGGATTGGCTCGAGAAGCTCGCCGCGATCTGTCGCGAGAAGGGTGCCAAGGTGCACATGGATGGGGCCCGCGTATTTAATGCCGCCAGCTACCTGAACTTGCCCGTGTCACGCATCGTGCGGGACGTTGATTCGGTGTGTTTCTGCCTGAGCAAGGGACTGGCCTGTCCGGTTGGATCCATCTTGCTCGGAACGAAGGAGTTTATCAAGGA GGCACATCGTTTGCGGAAAGCTTTGGGCGGTGGAATGCGCCAGGTTGGATTtctggctgccgctgggctgtGTGCGTTGGATGAGATCGTTCCCAAGCTGAAGGATGACCATGCCCGAACGAGACGGGTCGCGGAAGCCATCGATCAAATGGGTAGTCCAATATTCAAGGTAGATTTGGCGAATCTGCACACCAACATCCTGATGGTGGAGATCCTGAGTAAGCAGATACACTCGAGCGATTTCGCCCATCGGTTGGCCACCGTGGTACCGGGCGAAATGGAAGCGGGTGTGGTCGATGCGGATGGCAAGGGCATTGCGGTGAAGGTGAGTGCACGCGATTGGACGTTCGCGCGCATCGTCATCTACACCAACATTACGGATGAGGACGTCGAGTTGGCTATCAAAAAGATTCGCTATGTCGTGGCAGAATATGAAAAAGAGTTGTAA
- the LOC120894235 gene encoding uncharacterized protein LOC120894235 has protein sequence MSRVYRWGWLAALLVLVIISAAQSSNPQEYDGRSMLQDFRNRFMTYEHIEIDECPLKYLRTVYSDYCHVALIKKNDSSTCLGVLINDYYLLSTAECVPEDWKSVQVQLQNNFNLPIADRLVYPNYKALNVTSEKAPILLRINGTTEYRLPQENTAACLWPKDNVISYSKVQDIAFGTTLGNLIQNTTVCLASTQEDCLKTTFAQWCERNPTGSLLQIRDLDKYSMHPMVVSLFCNEEQQLVPVSLYADWIRDVIALDRILFAIPDAGLGEKCITKDDKEGVCLRLEACPQVYRQLKGKGRNLAALQQCGFEGGDVLNCCTPDDMLKADDKQAKLQSIRREIEHCHELYDVHRRTTKEQQLHSQLALILGDEGKVECVGTLIAKQFVLTAAQCVLRVKSKTITVQLGTTGKDEWLNQTRSVVSTVVHPMFDHHTNHYNIALLALDAPVAITEHTVPACMWPEKDRMPAQLISTGYDAASDAIIADTVNPLYYIDCRLKYYSNLTLTEACVLPDTDISYCGDEPTACAESGTGLYGTVYMTSDWRPVNFVVGIYSNGAQCAQHRPAIYTRVSEYYPWIRAQLYLMAQDM, from the exons ATGAGCCGCGTGTATCGGTGGGGTTGGTTAGCAGCGCTACTGGTGTTGGTGATCATTAGCGCAGCGCAAAGTT CCAATCCTCAGGAGTACGATGGACGATCGATGCTGCAAGACTTTAGGAACCGCTTTATGACCTACGAGCACATTGAGATCGATG AGTGTCCCTTGAAGTATCTCCGGACGGTGTACAGCGACTATTGTCACGTTGCGCTCATCAAGAAAAATGACAGCAGCACCTGTCTGGGAGTGTTGATAAACGACTACTATCTACTATCGACCGCAGAATGTGTGCCGGAAGACTGGAAATCGGTTCAGGTGCAGCTGCAAAACAACTTCAATCTACCGATCGCCGATCGGTTGGTATATCCCAACTACAAGGCACTGAACGTGACCAGCGAAAAAGCACCAATTCTGTTGCGAATTAATGGAACAACCGA ATACAGACTGCCCCAGGAAAACACGGCCGCCTGTCTCTGGCCAAAGGATAATGTTATCTCCTACTCCAAAGTGCAAGATATCGCTTTCG GTACTACCCTTGGAAATCTCATTCAAAATACGACCGTCTGCTTGGCATCGACGCAGGAAGATTGCCTCAAAACAACCTTTGCCCAATGGTGCGAAAGG AACCCAACGGGCAGCCTGTTGCAAATACGTGATTTGGACAAATACTCCATGCACCCGATGGTGGTCAGCTTGTTCTGCAAcgaggagcagcagctggtGCCGGTGTCACTGTACGCCGACTGGATTCGCGATGTGATTGCGCTGGACCGAATTTTGTTCGCGATCCCGGACGCCGGACTGGGTGAAAAGTGTATCACGAAAGATGATAAGGAAGGTGTTTGCCTGCGCCTCGAAGCCTGCCCCCAGGTCTACCGGCAGCTGAAGGGCAAGGGGCGCAATTTGGCCGCCCTCCAGCAGTGCGGTTTCGAAGGGGGCGATGTGCTCAACTGCTGCACGCCCGACGACATGCTGAAGGCAGACGACAAGCAGGCAAAGCTGCAGAGCATCCGGCGTGAGATTGAGCACTGCCACGAGCTGTACGATGTGCACCGCCGCACGACCaaggagcagcagcttcactcGCAACTTGCGCTTATACTGGGCGACGAGGGCAAGGTGGAATGTGTCGGAACACTGATCGCGAAGCAGTTCGTACTGACCGCGGCCCAGTGCGTGTTACG CGTCAAGTCTAAGACAATTACGGTACAGCTGGGAACTACCGGAAAGGACGAATGGCTCAACCAAACACGTAGCGTCGTCTCCACTGTGGTTCATCCGATGTTTGATCATCACACTAATCATTATAACATCGCCCTGCTAGCACTCGACGCACCGGTCGCGATTACCGAGCACACTGTACCGGCCTGTATGTGGCCCGAAAAGGATCGAATGCCTGCCCAGCTCATCTCAACCGGTTACGATGCCGCCTCGGACGCCATCATCGCTGATACGGTGAACCCACTGTACTACATCGACTGTCGTCTGAAGTACTATTCCAACCTTACGCTAACGGAGGCATGCGTATTGCCCGATACGGACATTTCCTACTGTGGCGATGAGCCAACGGCTTGTGCAGAATCAGGCACCGGACTGTACGGAACGGTGTACATGACGTCAGACTGGCGCCCGGTAAACTTCGTGGTCGGCATCTACAGCAACGGTGCCCAGTGTGCTCAGCATCGTCCGGCGATTTATACACGAGTAAGCGAGTACTACCCATGGATCAGGGCTCAGCTCTATCTGATGGCACAGGATATGTGA
- the LOC120894234 gene encoding uncharacterized protein LOC120894234 isoform X2: MGELRCHSAVYRAIAVVCCLVGASSYLFPERASELEALDTLVPNVERSVKDCPYTIYQHGGFALASSIFVDRYVDKTYSHTVRVQYGEVTCVGLIVDESHVLTTADCTSSEEGTLPEIKLTNETLPLISAIEQFPHPEYNVTLLRLNESITVTHLAVPVCFWDSSFDDGFEKIQLIDLASNGSLKREETKCTFQNRKECLMALLKTGGVLQTRAIAKYRMHPFVFTFGSDDEGLALPVLNYIPWMEEVLGYKILPSECTSKYSDFRDYEDSMASRSDNFVQVQYSKSRLSSTNIEQYKVRIVPKTAETGSKRHCYGSLIAPKFVLTAANCLRQYEVDGYTIEMGQYNVYYPVQENSIRVRTEAKKIHYHPEFDAATLANDIALLEIVKPLYTFNKTVLPACIWSWDKLPVDEYQTNGYVPFNESDDESVRTNQFFATANVYDECLDKVPQHQFCAGFPTALAPNSCHNSVGSAMSRSLYALGRYFDYIFAINSKGENCGFNLPTVYTKIAPYVQWIDSIVHATKVHYEDDTKYYGDRCQNDNGAEGTCVSLRYCPKLDQEAKQGKPVSPSSSCSFGKQNEMVVCCTAENMLRDEDHREQLSQAIEEIDSCKHLYHEFRKNKSPYDVDNFPTYPYMAFIQGSDERSCNGTLVAKQFVLTTASCYQSIAEDNVTVVLGNSTLQTIAIQRTFMHPEYSNVSTEFNLILLKLATVATVNNETIPACLWHNQTHTPLKLEEVYIEGKEKVKHHQNGFPLYNEACLRMDPGSNVTGLQLCVEHDRKYYQRSVFFQEDAGNVLVSHFAQGVNEYQVTYLVGMYGSGRIARQTDGDEEDRNTFYHIYQRISEYYGWIKNIITVEAQQAVVN; encoded by the exons ATGGGCGAGCTTCGATGCCATTCCGCAGTGTATCGTGCCATAGCAGTGGTGTGTTGTCTGGTTGGAG CTTCCAGCTATCTCTTTCCCGAGAGAGCATCTGAGCTTGAGGCGTTAGATACGCTCGTACCAAATGTGGAACGCAGTGTTAAAG ATTGTCCATACACCATCTACCAGCACGGAGGATTCGCTTTGGCCAGCTCAATATTCGTCGATCGTTACGTTGACAAAACGTACAGCCACACGGTACGAGTACAGTACGGTGAGGTGACTTGTGTCGGCCTGATCGTGGACGAATCGCACGTTCTAACTACGGCGGACTGTACGTCGTCGGAGGAGGGCACGCTGCCAGAGATTAAACTTACCAATGAAACACTGCCCTTGATTAGCGCGATCGAACAGTTTCCTCACCCCGAGTATAATGTAACGCTGCTTCGGCTGAACGAATCCATCAC TGTTACACATTTAGCAGTACCTGTATGTTTTTGGGACTCTTCGTTTGACGATGGATTCGAAAAGATTCAACTAATAGACCTTG CATCTAATGGTAGCTTGAAACGGGAGGAAACCAAATGTACTTTCCAAAATCGTAAAGAATGTTTAATGGCTCTGCTCAAAACGGGCGGAGTACTACAAACCCGTGCCATTGCAAAGTATCGTATGCATCCGTTCGTGTTCACCTTCGGATCGGACGATGAAGGTTTAGCTTTACCTGTGTTAAACTACATTCCCTGGATGGAAGAAGTGCTTGGATACAAAATTCTACCATCAG AATGTACCTCGAAGTATAGCGATTTCCGTGACTACGAGGACTCGATGGCTTCTAGGAGCGATAATTTCGTGCAGGTCCAATACTCCAAGAGTCGATTGTCGAGCACTAACATCGAGCAATACAAAGTACGTATCGTTCCCAAAACAGCCGAAACGGGATCCAAGCGGCACTGTTATGGATCACTTATAGCTCCAAAATTTGTTCTAACTGCTGCCAACTGTTTGCGACAATATGAAGT CGATGGCTATACCATTGAAATGGGTCAGTATAATGTTTACTACCCGGTGCAAGAGAACTCGATTCGGGTTCGAACCGAAGCAAAAAAGATACATTATCACCCAGAGTTTGATGCAGCTACCCTAGCGAATGATATTGCGCTGCTGGAAATAGTGAAGCCTCTTTACAC ATTTAACAAAACGGTTCTGCCAGCATGTATCTGGTCGTGGGACAAGCTGCCAGTCGATGAGTACCAAACGAATGGATATGTGCCGTTTAACGAAAGCGACGATGAGTCCGTTCGCACGAATCAGTTCTTCGCTACGGCCAATGTGTACGACGAGTGCTTGGACAAGGTGCCACAACATCAGTTCTGTGCCGGATTCCCAACAGCGCTGGCACCAAACAGTTGCCACAACAGCGTTGGATCTGCCATGTCTCGATCACTGTACGCGCTTGGTCGTTATTTCGACTACATCTTCGCGATCAACAGCAAGGGAGAAAATTGTGGCTTTAATCTGCCGACCGTGTACACCAAAATAGCACCGTACGTGCAGTGGATCGATAGTATTGTTCATGCAACTAAAG TCCATTACGAAGACGATACCAAGTACTATGGAGATCGCTGTCAGAATGACAACGGAGCTGAAGGTACCTGTGTTAGTCTGCGATACTGTCCAAAGCTTGACCAGGAAGCTAAGCAGGGTAAACCGGTTAGCCCATCGTCTTCCTGCTCGTTTGGCAAGCAGAATGAGATGGTTGTGTGCTGCACGGCTGAGAATATGTTACGAGACGAGGATCATCGTGAGCAACTATCGCAAGCGATCGAAGAGATTGACAGTTGTAAGCATCTGTACCATGAGTTTAGGAAAAACAAGTCTCCCTACGATGTGGATAACTTCCCAACCTATCCGTACATG GCTTTTATCCAAGGCAGTGACGAACGATCGTGCAACGGTACGCTGGTAGCTAAGCAATTCGTCCTAACTACTGCTTCTTGCTATCAAAGCATAGCCGAGGATAACGTTACGGTTGTGTTGGGCAATAGTACGCTGCAAACTATCGCTATCCAGCGCACATTCATGCATCCGGAGTACAGCAACGTATCGACAGAGTTTAATCTGATACTCTTGAAGCTAGCTACGGTGGCTACGGTCAACAATGAAACTATCCCTGCATGTTTATGGCATAATCAGACACATACACCTTTGAAATTGGAGGAAGTGTACattgaaggaaaagaaaaagtaaagCATCATCAGAACGGTTTTCCACTGTACAACGAGGCATGCCTGAGAATGGATCCCGGTTCTAATGTGACCGGCCTGCAGTTGTGTGTGGAGCACGACAGAAAGTACTATCAGCGTTCTGTATTCTTCCAAGAGGATGCCGGCAATGTCCTAGTAAGCCATTTTGCACAGGGAGTCAACGAATATCAAGTGACCTATCTGGTGGGAATGTATGGTTCGGGTCGTATAGCTCGACAAACCGATGGCGACGAGGAGGATAGAAACACATTTTACCATATTTACCAACGAATTAGTGAGTACTATGGGtggataaaaaatattattactgTTGAGGCGCAACAAGCTGTTGTAAACTAA
- the LOC120894236 gene encoding coagulation factor X-like: protein MHPMVVSLFCNEEQQLVPVSLYADWIRDVIALDRILFAIPDAGLGEKCITKDDKEGVCLRLEACPQVYRQLKGKGRNLAALQQCGFEGGDVLNCCTPDDMLKADDKQAKLQSIRREIEHCHELYDVHRRTTKEQQLHSQLALILGDEGKVECVGTLIAKQFVLTAAQCVLRVKSKTITVQLGTTGKDEWLNQTRSVVSTVVHPMFDHHTNHYNIALLALDAPVAITEHTVPACMWPEKDRMPAQLISTGYDAASDAIIADTVNPLYYIDCRLKYYSNLTLTEACVLPDTDISYCGDEPTACAESGTGLYGTVYMTSDWRPVNFVVGIYSNGAQCAQHRPAIYTRVSEYYPWIRAQLYLMAQDM, encoded by the exons ATGCACCCGATGGTGGTCAGCTTGTTCTGCAAcgaggagcagcagctggtGCCGGTGTCACTGTACGCCGACTGGATTCGCGATGTGATTGCGCTGGACCGAATTTTGTTCGCGATCCCGGACGCCGGACTGGGTGAAAAGTGTATCACGAAAGATGATAAGGAAGGTGTTTGCCTGCGCCTCGAAGCCTGCCCCCAGGTCTACCGGCAGCTGAAGGGCAAGGGGCGCAATTTGGCCGCCCTCCAGCAGTGCGGTTTCGAAGGGGGCGATGTGCTCAACTGCTGCACGCCCGACGACATGCTGAAGGCAGACGACAAGCAGGCAAAGCTGCAGAGCATCCGGCGTGAGATTGAGCACTGCCACGAGCTGTACGATGTGCACCGCCGCACGACCaaggagcagcagcttcactcGCAACTTGCGCTTATACTGGGCGACGAGGGCAAGGTGGAATGTGTCGGAACACTGATCGCGAAGCAGTTCGTACTGACCGCGGCCCAGTGCGTGTTACG CGTCAAGTCTAAGACAATTACGGTACAGCTGGGAACTACCGGAAAGGACGAATGGCTCAACCAAACACGTAGCGTCGTCTCCACTGTGGTTCATCCGATGTTTGATCATCACACTAATCATTATAACATCGCCCTGCTAGCACTCGACGCACCGGTCGCGATTACCGAGCACACTGTACCGGCCTGTATGTGGCCCGAAAAGGATCGAATGCCTGCCCAGCTCATCTCAACCGGTTACGATGCCGCCTCGGACGCCATCATCGCTGATACGGTGAACCCACTGTACTACATCGACTGTCGTCTGAAGTACTATTCCAACCTTACGCTAACGGAGGCATGCGTATTGCCCGATACGGACATTTCCTACTGTGGCGATGAGCCAACGGCTTGTGCAGAATCAGGCACCGGACTGTACGGAACGGTGTACATGACGTCAGACTGGCGCCCGGTAAACTTCGTGGTCGGCATCTACAGCAACGGTGCCCAGTGTGCTCAGCATCGTCCGGCGATTTATACACGAGTAAGCGAGTACTACCCATGGATCAGGGCTCAGCTCTATCTGATGGCACAGGATATGTGA